The following coding sequences are from one Leptolyngbya sp. NIES-3755 window:
- a CDS encoding hypothetical protein (hypothetical protein Geob_1732;~similar to AA sequence:cyanobase_aa:LBDG_05720): MKRLLTLSLLGILLSPILPALSQPAQPNLRSYIGLSYRTLPQGFKDNGGWVVKGGRYRTDLVQRGNTRMVWFNKALPWKAGGAVPVRVVDVMELPTFPRSQALHFAFCRLNGVNDREILAIAEATDDDIRTKIVRAWRANTKTEKIEPISTEGVSCPHV, translated from the coding sequence ATGAAACGTTTACTAACTCTCTCTTTGCTTGGAATCTTACTGAGTCCAATCCTTCCAGCTTTGAGCCAACCTGCTCAACCGAATCTTCGCTCTTACATTGGGCTAAGCTATCGAACTCTTCCTCAGGGCTTCAAAGACAACGGAGGCTGGGTTGTGAAAGGGGGGCGATATCGGACTGATCTTGTGCAGCGAGGAAATACTAGGATGGTTTGGTTCAACAAAGCGCTCCCGTGGAAGGCGGGCGGAGCAGTTCCGGTGCGGGTAGTGGACGTGATGGAACTGCCGACATTTCCCAGATCACAAGCCTTGCACTTTGCTTTCTGTCGGTTGAATGGAGTCAACGATCGGGAAATTCTTGCGATCGCAGAAGCGACCGACGATGATATTCGGACAAAGATTGTTCGAGCTTGGAGAGCAAATACGAAAACCGAAAAAATCGAGCCAATCAGCACTGAGGGAGTGTCTTGTCCACATGTCTAA
- a CDS encoding two component transcriptional regulator, winged helix family (similar to AA sequence:cyanobase_aa:PCC7424_4284), with protein sequence MRVLLVEDEPGIAQFVRQGLTEAGYAVDVASDGQSGWDYAASAEYDVIVLDIMLPELDGLQLLRRLRSKQIKSPVLLLTARDGVEDRVKGLDAGADDYLAKPFAFTELLARLRALLRRPPLQSGTILQVADLTMDVALREVSRAGQRIDLSPKEFTLLEYFMRHPRQVLTRDQITEHIWNFDFYGDSNVVDVYVGYLRRKIDRGFDPPLLHTVRGVGYRLSAEG encoded by the coding sequence ATGCGCGTCTTACTCGTTGAAGATGAACCGGGAATTGCTCAATTTGTCCGACAAGGCTTAACAGAGGCGGGTTATGCAGTGGATGTTGCATCAGATGGACAAAGCGGGTGGGACTATGCTGCCTCCGCTGAGTACGATGTCATTGTGCTAGATATTATGCTGCCTGAACTCGATGGATTACAACTTTTGCGGCGACTGCGATCGAAACAAATTAAATCGCCTGTATTGCTGCTGACCGCTCGTGATGGTGTGGAAGATCGAGTCAAAGGATTAGATGCAGGGGCAGACGATTATTTAGCCAAACCTTTTGCATTTACCGAATTGTTGGCACGATTACGGGCATTGTTGCGTCGTCCACCGCTCCAAAGTGGTACCATTCTGCAAGTTGCGGACTTAACGATGGATGTTGCACTTCGCGAAGTCAGTCGGGCAGGTCAACGGATTGATCTCAGCCCAAAAGAATTTACGTTGCTAGAGTACTTTATGCGCCATCCTCGGCAAGTCTTGACTCGCGATCAGATTACAGAACACATTTGGAATTTTGATTTCTATGGGGATTCCAATGTGGTCGATGTCTATGTTGGATATCTCCGGCGCAAAATCGATCGAGGATTTGATCCACCCCTTTTACATACAGTTAGAGGAGTGGGCTATCGTTTGAGTGCGGAAGGTTAG
- a CDS encoding integral membrane sensor signal transduction histidine kinase (similar to AA sequence:cyanobase_aa:PCC7424_4285), giving the protein MRWNRIPVRIQLAVWYVLLLALTLGSTAGYLYFRLERKLMVKADTALQIASAQSLVYLDQKTVLAFEQTPGQRQTASRLSQLGLAARLITPTGQVIDGFGRYQDVPIRVPNTGGYMTIATEGIDWRLISQPVIRSGRTIGWFQIAQSLEPLEDIAQELPTELLLNLPLILIVTVLGGLFLSNRALSPIREITRTAQAITATDLSQRIHYQGASDEVGQLAITFDQMLDRLQGAFDREQRFTADAAHELRTPLTVIKGQLEVTQSRLRSQEEYNQTLQKLGQEVDRLIRLTNGLLLLAKIDQGQLPFEMQRVNLSDLLEVIVEQIQPLADAKEITVITDLVPELWVKGDPDHLTSSFLNLLDNAVKYAPNTGVVRLCSGIQGREIQIDVSNTGSGISAEHLPYLFERFYRVDSARLQSGAGLGLAIVQEMIRRHRGTIEASSQSGITTFTVQLPIA; this is encoded by the coding sequence ATGCGCTGGAATCGAATTCCTGTCCGAATTCAACTTGCTGTATGGTATGTTCTGCTATTGGCACTCACTCTTGGAAGTACCGCAGGCTATCTCTACTTTCGGCTAGAGCGCAAATTGATGGTGAAGGCGGACACAGCACTTCAGATTGCTTCGGCTCAATCACTGGTTTATCTGGATCAAAAAACGGTATTAGCATTTGAGCAAACACCTGGGCAGCGTCAGACTGCCTCACGATTGAGTCAACTAGGGTTAGCGGCTCGTCTGATTACTCCAACGGGTCAAGTAATCGATGGTTTTGGTCGTTATCAGGATGTGCCGATTCGGGTTCCTAACACTGGCGGCTATATGACGATCGCAACTGAGGGCATTGATTGGCGATTGATTAGTCAACCTGTGATTCGATCGGGGCGCACGATCGGCTGGTTCCAAATTGCACAATCTTTAGAACCGCTGGAAGACATTGCTCAAGAGTTGCCCACAGAACTATTACTCAACTTACCGTTGATTCTAATTGTTACTGTTCTGGGAGGATTATTTCTATCCAATCGAGCGCTTTCTCCGATTCGAGAAATCACACGCACTGCTCAGGCAATTACGGCAACGGATTTGAGCCAACGAATTCACTATCAAGGTGCGAGTGACGAGGTTGGACAATTAGCTATCACCTTTGATCAAATGCTTGATCGATTACAAGGAGCATTCGATCGAGAACAACGCTTTACCGCCGATGCGGCTCACGAACTCAGAACTCCTTTAACGGTGATCAAAGGACAGCTTGAAGTCACCCAGAGCCGACTACGCAGCCAAGAAGAGTACAATCAAACACTGCAAAAACTAGGACAGGAAGTCGATCGCTTAATTCGCCTCACGAATGGGTTGCTTCTCCTTGCCAAAATTGATCAGGGGCAGCTTCCGTTTGAAATGCAAAGGGTGAACTTGAGTGATCTACTAGAAGTAATTGTTGAACAGATACAACCCTTAGCGGATGCGAAAGAAATTACAGTGATCACTGATTTAGTACCTGAACTCTGGGTCAAGGGAGATCCGGATCATCTCACCAGTTCATTTCTGAATCTTCTCGATAATGCTGTGAAATACGCGCCAAACACTGGAGTTGTGCGGCTTTGCTCAGGAATTCAGGGGCGTGAAATTCAGATTGATGTGAGCAATACAGGATCAGGGATCTCAGCAGAACATCTCCCCTATCTGTTTGAACGGTTTTATCGGGTAGATTCTGCACGATTGCAATCTGGAGCAGGATTAGGACTCGCGATCGTGCAGGAGATGATTCGACGACATAGAGGAACGATCGAGGCTTCCAGTCAATCAGGAATCACTACATTCACAGTTCAGTTGCCTATAGCGTGA
- a CDS encoding hypothetical protein (similar to AA sequence:cyanobase_aa:Cyan7425_2319) translates to MKLKRCWVVPLSVVLSIPILLTAGSLIPRSWRTSAQTGCRYKVCVTRTDIHTNLVVPVQNEAVNWRNYLPEPLTRSQYIGFGWGERDWYMNPPTRLEEIVPRGFQALFLPNDAAMRVQAHDRLPDHDEVKCIGVERSQYLALVQFIKQSFQRTEQGKLIQLSDPATGTAFYEATGSYSILRNSNHWTADGLDVAGINTPLWAGFSPAVMHHVQATC, encoded by the coding sequence ATGAAACTGAAGAGATGTTGGGTAGTTCCTTTGAGTGTTGTGCTCTCGATTCCCATCTTACTGACGGCTGGATCGCTGATTCCTCGATCGTGGCGCACTTCTGCTCAAACGGGTTGTCGCTACAAAGTTTGTGTTACCAGAACTGATATTCATACCAATCTTGTCGTTCCAGTGCAAAATGAAGCGGTCAACTGGCGAAATTATCTACCTGAACCGCTGACTCGTTCTCAGTACATCGGCTTTGGGTGGGGTGAGCGCGATTGGTACATGAATCCGCCCACACGACTAGAAGAGATTGTACCAAGAGGCTTTCAAGCGTTGTTTCTTCCGAATGATGCAGCGATGCGAGTTCAGGCACACGATCGCTTACCGGATCATGACGAGGTGAAATGTATTGGGGTTGAGCGATCGCAATATTTAGCCTTAGTACAATTCATCAAACAATCGTTTCAACGCACAGAGCAAGGAAAGCTGATTCAACTTAGCGATCCAGCAACAGGCACAGCCTTTTATGAGGCGACTGGGAGCTATTCTATTCTTCGTAACAGCAATCATTGGACAGCAGACGGGCTAGACGTTGCAGGTATCAATACACCCCTCTGGGCAGGCTTTTCCCCGGCTGTGATGCACCACGTTCAGGCAACTTGCTAG
- a CDS encoding peptidase S1 and S6, chymotrypsin/Hap (similar to AA sequence:cyanobase_aa:Npun_R0727) — translation MLGRKILMSIALVSLGFGAVQMTEILRTTVPTEPAIAANPLAIQTDPNFVRNIVEQVGPAVVQINASREARSRSSEQIDPFFRRFFGFDRAPERSNGTGSGFIISADGKILTNAHVVEGADRVSVILKDGRTFEGRVVGSDPVTDVAVVRIQANQLPIARLGNSEQLNPGEWVIAIGNPLGLENTVTMGIVSATGRSSSEIGVADKRVDFIQTDAAINPGNSGGPLLNSRGEVIGMNTAIIQGAQGLGFAIPIHRVQQISDQLIATGRVEHTYLGVRLLTLTPDVKRNLNQDPNSGLTVEEERGVLVVRVMPNSPAARAGLRSGDVIKRLGDRSIQNSEDLQRKVQESRVGNNLQLGVRRQGRDMNLTVRVEALPTQTS, via the coding sequence ATGTTGGGTAGAAAAATTTTGATGTCGATCGCGCTGGTATCGCTTGGATTCGGAGCCGTCCAGATGACAGAAATTTTACGCACGACTGTACCGACTGAACCTGCTATTGCAGCCAATCCCCTAGCAATTCAGACCGATCCGAATTTTGTGAGGAACATTGTGGAGCAAGTTGGACCTGCCGTGGTGCAAATTAATGCCTCTCGTGAAGCGCGATCGCGTTCCTCTGAGCAAATTGATCCCTTTTTCCGGCGATTTTTTGGATTCGATCGAGCACCAGAACGCTCTAATGGAACAGGTTCGGGCTTTATTATCAGTGCAGATGGCAAAATTCTCACCAATGCTCATGTTGTTGAGGGTGCCGATCGTGTATCAGTCATTTTAAAAGATGGTCGCACCTTTGAAGGTCGAGTGGTTGGATCTGATCCAGTGACCGATGTTGCAGTCGTGCGAATTCAAGCCAATCAATTGCCGATCGCACGTTTAGGAAATTCAGAACAACTGAATCCGGGAGAATGGGTGATTGCGATCGGTAATCCTTTGGGACTAGAGAACACTGTCACGATGGGAATTGTTAGCGCCACAGGTCGATCGAGTAGTGAAATTGGTGTTGCTGACAAGCGAGTTGATTTTATTCAAACTGATGCTGCTATCAATCCAGGAAATTCAGGCGGACCTTTGCTCAATTCACGTGGCGAAGTAATTGGAATGAACACTGCAATCATTCAAGGCGCACAAGGCTTAGGGTTTGCGATTCCAATCCATCGAGTGCAACAAATTTCAGATCAACTGATTGCAACAGGAAGAGTTGAACATACTTATCTAGGAGTGCGGTTGCTGACATTAACTCCAGATGTGAAGCGCAATCTCAATCAAGATCCGAACAGTGGATTAACGGTTGAGGAAGAACGGGGTGTGCTCGTGGTGCGAGTTATGCCAAATTCACCCGCAGCAAGAGCAGGACTGCGATCGGGTGATGTGATCAAACGCTTGGGAGATCGATCGATTCAAAATTCGGAAGATCTACAACGCAAAGTACAAGAGAGCCGCGTGGGGAACAATCTCCAGCTAGGAGTAAGACGGCAAGGACGAGACATGAATTTAACAGTGCGAGTTGAAGCGCTACCCACTCAGACGAGCTAA
- a CDS encoding sulfate-transporting atpase (similar to AA sequence:cyanobase_aa:LBDG_51420) — MQSPSPILSSPPLAISTRQLTKRFDQRAVVSDVHLDIVSGEVYGLIGPNGAGKTTLIRMLALIEEPTIGEITFSGQRFHPRKFPEIKRYLGYLPDDFPLYDDLNVWDYLDYFARLYRLKEPHRSQRLYEVLELVQLTHKRNARIATLSRGMKQRLGLARTVLHEPMILLLDEPVSGLDPIARMQFRDIIKTLQSAGMTILISSHVLSDLAELCTSIGIMELGYLVESASLQELYRRLSRQQILISTLGSLSDLKRELQQFSFIQGIEPQSDKQLKVEFAGDQAACADLLRSLIEAGIPLTEFHCTQDDLETIFLKLGHQQAS; from the coding sequence ATGCAAAGTCCTTCACCGATTCTCTCATCTCCTCCGCTTGCGATTTCCACCCGACAACTTACTAAACGATTCGATCAACGCGCTGTTGTTAGCGATGTTCATCTCGACATTGTCAGCGGCGAAGTTTATGGCTTGATCGGTCCCAATGGAGCCGGAAAAACGACTCTAATTCGGATGTTAGCACTCATTGAAGAACCCACGATCGGAGAAATCACCTTTAGCGGGCAGCGCTTTCACCCGCGAAAATTCCCAGAAATCAAGCGTTATTTGGGCTATCTTCCCGATGATTTCCCACTGTATGACGATCTTAATGTCTGGGACTATCTTGATTATTTCGCCAGATTGTATCGTTTGAAAGAACCGCATCGATCGCAAAGATTGTACGAAGTCCTCGAACTCGTTCAACTCACACACAAACGCAATGCTCGAATTGCAACCCTTTCGCGTGGGATGAAACAGCGATTGGGACTCGCCAGAACTGTACTTCATGAACCGATGATTTTGCTTTTGGATGAACCAGTATCAGGACTCGATCCGATCGCCAGAATGCAGTTCCGTGACATTATCAAAACGCTGCAATCCGCTGGCATGACAATTTTAATTTCCTCACATGTCTTAAGCGATTTAGCAGAACTTTGCACCTCGATCGGCATTATGGAACTTGGCTATCTGGTTGAAAGTGCATCGCTTCAGGAGTTGTATCGTCGTCTCAGTCGGCAGCAAATCTTAATTTCGACCTTGGGATCATTGAGTGATCTCAAGCGAGAACTTCAACAGTTTTCGTTTATTCAGGGCATCGAACCACAGTCAGACAAACAACTCAAAGTTGAATTTGCAGGAGATCAAGCGGCGTGTGCAGACTTGCTGCGATCGCTGATTGAGGCTGGAATTCCTCTGACTGAGTTTCACTGTACACAAGACGATCTCGAAACCATTTTCCTTAAACTTGGACATCAACAGGCATCGTAA
- a CDS encoding phospholipid/glycerol acyltransferase (similar to AA sequence:cyanobase_aa:PCC8801_0027), which produces MATKTVQPPLAFLSPQFKPWVLSAVQQILPSWLRHQNGISEVQTENLEHLAALYEQFQLGKVRLLLAFRHPTFDDPPCLLHLINYMLPRVALQYNIKLQSPVHAHFLYDRGIPLWAGSHAGWLFSRLGATPIQRGKLDWAGLRSMRQLAIEGQFPLAIAPEGAVNGQSEQLSPLEPGIARLGFWSIEDLQKAGRSEEVLFVPIGIQYGYIRTPSAALERLFNQLERDSGLPKLNPPLPEIGQQSEEWFHYRLDRLSHHLLNQMEDFYNRFYRQTLPQTGTINERLHTLLDVALGVTERYFGVSPIGDFVDRRHRIEQAAWSRIYRSDLPALDKLSAVERGLANHLATEASLYLWHLHWTESFFNVSEQYVVEKPSLDRISEIALLLWSFVTRMKGGNPANRPQLGLRRAKFTVGEAISVTERWESYCMNRTTAIASLTETLQTSLESMIAEPTPEPVKVPLAT; this is translated from the coding sequence ATGGCAACTAAAACTGTACAGCCCCCGTTAGCGTTTCTGTCTCCTCAGTTCAAGCCTTGGGTTCTTTCCGCTGTGCAACAGATTCTCCCATCTTGGTTACGACATCAAAACGGGATCAGCGAAGTTCAGACCGAGAATCTAGAGCATTTAGCGGCTCTTTATGAACAATTCCAACTTGGCAAAGTTCGGTTACTTCTCGCTTTTCGTCATCCGACCTTTGATGATCCCCCTTGTCTACTGCATTTGATCAATTACATGTTGCCGAGAGTTGCATTGCAGTACAATATCAAGCTGCAATCACCGGTTCACGCTCATTTTTTATACGATCGTGGTATTCCGCTCTGGGCTGGATCACATGCGGGCTGGTTGTTTTCGCGTTTGGGGGCGACTCCGATTCAGCGAGGCAAACTCGACTGGGCAGGACTTCGATCGATGCGTCAACTCGCGATCGAGGGTCAGTTTCCTCTTGCAATTGCGCCAGAAGGAGCCGTTAACGGACAAAGCGAACAGCTAAGCCCTTTAGAGCCAGGAATTGCTCGACTGGGGTTTTGGAGCATAGAAGATTTGCAAAAAGCAGGACGCTCTGAGGAAGTGTTGTTTGTTCCGATCGGGATTCAATATGGCTATATTCGGACTCCGAGTGCTGCTCTTGAGCGATTGTTTAATCAGCTAGAGCGAGATAGTGGATTACCAAAGCTAAATCCGCCTCTTCCCGAAATTGGGCAACAGAGCGAAGAATGGTTCCATTATCGCCTCGATCGCTTGAGTCATCATCTCCTGAACCAGATGGAAGACTTTTACAATCGCTTCTATCGCCAAACTTTGCCCCAGACCGGAACAATCAACGAGCGCTTACACACACTGCTTGATGTTGCTTTGGGAGTTACAGAAAGGTACTTTGGCGTGTCTCCGATCGGGGATTTTGTCGATCGACGACACCGAATTGAACAGGCAGCTTGGTCACGAATCTACCGCAGTGATTTACCTGCTCTCGATAAGCTATCTGCTGTAGAACGGGGACTTGCGAATCACTTAGCGACTGAAGCAAGTTTGTATCTATGGCATCTGCACTGGACAGAAAGCTTTTTCAACGTGAGTGAACAGTATGTTGTAGAGAAACCGAGTCTCGATCGCATTTCTGAAATTGCGCTGTTGCTCTGGAGTTTTGTCACTCGAATGAAAGGGGGCAATCCAGCGAATCGCCCGCAGCTTGGATTACGACGAGCGAAGTTTACTGTGGGTGAGGCAATTTCGGTCACAGAACGATGGGAGAGCTATTGTATGAATCGAACAACTGCGATCGCATCTCTCACTGAAACGCTACAAACCTCATTAGAATCAATGATTGCGGAACCCACACCTGAACCCGTTAAAGTTCCTTTAGCAACTTAA